In Gulosibacter molinativorax, a single window of DNA contains:
- a CDS encoding helix-turn-helix domain-containing protein, with protein MVTPIETAGTPVAPEVLQAMISAYEAGESLISIATARRLGKQTVSRLLSEAGVRVRRQGLDEEQVAQAVGAYLSGKTIREVAAELGVGHSMVWRALKAAGVELRPNVRRGGRPAK; from the coding sequence GTGGTGACGCCGATTGAGACGGCTGGAACCCCGGTCGCCCCTGAGGTGCTGCAGGCGATGATCTCCGCCTACGAAGCCGGGGAGTCCCTCATCTCGATCGCTACCGCACGTCGGTTGGGCAAGCAGACCGTGAGTCGTCTGCTCTCCGAGGCAGGTGTGCGGGTCCGACGACAGGGCTTGGACGAGGAGCAGGTGGCGCAGGCCGTCGGGGCGTACCTGTCTGGGAAGACGATACGTGAGGTCGCTGCCGAGCTGGGGGTAGGTCATTCGATGGTGTGGCGGGCGCTGAAAGCGGCCGGGGTGGAGCTTCGGCCGAACGTTCGGCGGGGAGGGCGACCAGCTAAATGA
- a CDS encoding RNB domain-containing ribonuclease, with product MSEHEPRTSAPSSPMTMADLDFTPIREKYELREEFPAEVESAAKNAKDAFAGSRVDARDLAFVTIDPPGSKDLDQAVLIERGTEAGETGFTLHYAIADVGAFVAPGSPIDVEARERGETIYLPDGNVPLHPRILTEDVASLVAGQDRPAVLWQLECDDTGALTRARVRRATIQVRERLDYVTLQSSVDRGEPLPESVTLLPEFGALREALGRTRGAVELQLPEQDLHFDEGSWHLRLEPRTQMDGWNAECSLATGFAAARMMLAGRVGLLRTLPAPDEETVAQFFRAARALGIEPDGAQSPGELLSTLDPAHPSTMALNSAATRLLRGSGYLAFEGEPENGKTWHAGVASEYAHATAPIRRLGDRFVSEVCLSFDADWVELRDHSLQLQGEVPKAILEALPELPGLLQQSGQRAGAVANEAINLAEAVALQDRVGQEFDAGLLRAGDGDHHAEIFVFDPPVIAQCRGDVPVGEQARVRLVEADAATRKVRFAYPA from the coding sequence ATGAGCGAGCACGAACCCCGCACTTCGGCGCCCTCGTCGCCGATGACGATGGCCGATCTAGATTTCACGCCGATTCGCGAGAAGTATGAATTGCGCGAGGAGTTCCCCGCCGAGGTTGAGTCAGCGGCAAAGAACGCCAAGGATGCGTTCGCCGGCTCCCGTGTGGATGCGCGCGACCTCGCCTTCGTCACGATCGACCCGCCCGGCTCGAAAGACCTGGACCAGGCGGTGCTGATCGAGCGCGGCACCGAGGCTGGCGAGACCGGCTTCACGTTGCACTACGCGATCGCGGACGTGGGCGCGTTCGTGGCGCCCGGCAGCCCGATCGATGTCGAGGCGCGAGAGCGTGGCGAGACCATCTACCTCCCCGACGGCAACGTGCCGCTGCACCCGCGCATCCTGACCGAGGATGTCGCGAGCCTCGTCGCGGGCCAGGACCGCCCCGCGGTGCTCTGGCAGCTCGAGTGCGACGACACGGGGGCACTGACTCGCGCGCGGGTGCGCCGTGCGACGATTCAGGTGCGAGAGCGCCTCGACTACGTGACGCTGCAATCGTCCGTCGATCGCGGCGAACCACTCCCGGAATCGGTCACACTGCTTCCCGAGTTCGGCGCGCTTCGCGAGGCGCTCGGGCGCACCCGCGGTGCCGTGGAGCTCCAGCTTCCCGAGCAGGACCTCCACTTTGATGAGGGCAGCTGGCACCTCCGGCTCGAGCCGCGCACACAGATGGACGGCTGGAATGCCGAATGCTCCCTCGCCACCGGGTTCGCTGCCGCGCGAATGATGCTCGCGGGCCGGGTGGGACTCCTGCGGACCCTACCCGCGCCTGATGAAGAGACCGTCGCGCAGTTTTTCCGCGCCGCCCGCGCGCTCGGTATCGAACCGGATGGAGCGCAGTCCCCGGGCGAGCTGCTCTCGACGCTCGATCCGGCGCATCCCTCGACCATGGCGCTCAACTCGGCGGCGACAAGACTCCTGCGGGGCTCCGGCTATCTCGCATTCGAGGGGGAACCGGAAAACGGGAAGACGTGGCACGCCGGAGTCGCGAGTGAGTACGCGCACGCGACCGCGCCGATCCGCAGGCTCGGCGATCGGTTCGTCAGCGAGGTGTGTCTGTCATTCGACGCGGATTGGGTGGAACTTCGTGATCACTCGCTTCAATTACAGGGCGAGGTGCCCAAGGCAATCCTCGAGGCGCTCCCCGAGCTGCCGGGCCTCCTGCAGCAGTCCGGCCAGCGGGCCGGTGCCGTGGCCAACGAAGCGATCAACCTCGCGGAGGCCGTCGCCCTCCAAGACCGAGTCGGCCAGGAGTTCGATGCGGGTCTGCTTCGTGCGGGTGACGGCGACCACCACGCGGAAATCTTCGTGTTCGACCCTCCCGTGATCGCGCAGTGCCGCGGCGATGTGCCCGTCGGCGAGCAAGCGCGTGTCAGGCTGGTCGAGGCGGATGCTGCGACGCGAAAGGTGCGATTCGCCTACCCTGCATAG